A DNA window from Halorubrum sp. DM2 contains the following coding sequences:
- a CDS encoding gamma-glutamyltransferase family protein, translating into MEPDLDRFTSRRSTVYGQRGVVATSQPLASQAGIEVLREGGNAFDAAVATAAALNVVEPTSTGLGGDVFALYRTADGDVGAMRSCGGAPADATIENVRAALAEDDDADSYYPDDGGYAVDDAGEAGMPFYGPHAVTVPGTARGWEATVEELGRLSLADALSPAIRYATEGYPVSEVIASYWASADALFTDDHAREAYLFDDEPPSVGQTVTMPRLGESMRTIAEEGADVVYEGEIAEAIADEVQSQGGFMTVDDLADFEVEWPEPVSTAYNGAEVYELPPNNQGLIALEALNVAAELGAGEYDYDSPERVHYFAEALKRAFHDGHRYITDPDYEEIPPLASSEWATERAAGVGETASHDVSFGVPNANAEDADTVLLTVADDAGNVVSYINSRFAGFGSGLVAGDTGIALQNRGASFSLDPDHPNALEPGKRPFHTLIPGVVKFDEDDWAAFGVMGGYMQPQGHVQVISNIVDYDMPLQRALDEPRWRYRESGELALEPHFDDDAAAKLVRKDHDVRTLSPVMFGGAQITRNRKGVLSAATEPRKDGNAQGY; encoded by the coding sequence CTCGCCGGTCGACCGTGTACGGTCAACGCGGCGTGGTGGCGACCAGTCAACCGCTCGCGAGTCAGGCGGGGATCGAGGTGTTACGCGAGGGCGGCAACGCCTTCGACGCCGCGGTCGCCACCGCGGCCGCGCTCAACGTCGTCGAGCCGACCTCGACCGGACTCGGCGGCGACGTGTTCGCGCTCTACCGGACCGCCGACGGCGACGTCGGCGCGATGCGCTCATGCGGCGGCGCGCCCGCCGACGCGACGATCGAGAACGTCCGCGCCGCGCTCGCCGAGGACGACGACGCGGACTCCTATTACCCCGACGACGGCGGCTACGCGGTCGACGACGCCGGCGAGGCGGGGATGCCCTTCTACGGCCCGCACGCGGTCACGGTCCCCGGGACGGCCCGGGGCTGGGAGGCGACCGTCGAGGAGCTGGGCCGACTGAGCCTCGCGGACGCGCTGTCGCCCGCCATCCGCTACGCGACGGAGGGGTACCCGGTGTCGGAGGTCATCGCCTCCTACTGGGCGAGCGCCGACGCGCTGTTCACCGACGACCACGCCCGCGAGGCGTACCTGTTCGACGACGAGCCGCCGAGCGTCGGCCAGACGGTGACGATGCCGCGTCTGGGCGAGTCGATGCGGACGATCGCCGAGGAGGGGGCCGACGTGGTCTACGAGGGGGAGATCGCCGAGGCGATCGCCGACGAGGTCCAGTCGCAGGGCGGGTTCATGACCGTCGACGACCTCGCCGACTTCGAGGTCGAGTGGCCCGAGCCGGTGTCGACGGCCTACAACGGGGCCGAGGTGTACGAGCTGCCGCCGAACAATCAGGGACTGATCGCTCTGGAGGCGCTCAACGTCGCCGCCGAACTCGGCGCGGGCGAGTACGACTACGACTCGCCGGAGCGCGTCCACTACTTCGCCGAGGCATTGAAGAGAGCCTTCCACGACGGCCACCGCTACATCACCGACCCCGACTACGAGGAGATCCCCCCGCTCGCGTCGAGCGAGTGGGCGACCGAGCGCGCCGCGGGCGTGGGCGAAACGGCCTCACACGACGTCTCCTTCGGCGTGCCGAACGCGAACGCCGAGGACGCCGACACCGTCCTCCTCACCGTCGCGGACGACGCGGGCAACGTCGTCTCCTACATCAACTCGCGGTTCGCCGGGTTCGGCTCCGGCCTCGTCGCCGGCGACACGGGGATCGCCCTCCAGAACCGCGGGGCGTCGTTCTCGCTCGACCCGGACCACCCGAACGCGCTCGAACCCGGCAAGCGGCCCTTCCACACCCTCATCCCGGGTGTCGTGAAGTTCGACGAGGACGACTGGGCGGCGTTCGGCGTGATGGGCGGATACATGCAGCCGCAGGGTCACGTACAGGTCATCTCGAATATCGTCGACTACGACATGCCCCTCCAGCGCGCGCTCGACGAGCCGCGGTGGCGGTACCGCGAGAGCGGCGAGTTGGCGCTCGAACCGCACTTCGACGACGACGCCGCGGCCAAACTGGTCCGGAAGGACCACGACGTGCGGACGCTCTCGCCG